The genomic segment ATGTGCGTTTGCCACAGTTCGCGAGATGCCCAGTTCTCGTAGAATGTGAAATGTGCTGGATTTTCGTTGTCTTGATGAAGGTCGTAGTTGATGCAACCTTCTTCTGCACGAGTGACATCAATCAGTTTTAATAGCTCTGCTTTGACGAGTTCAATCTTGTCTTCATTTGCAACGATGTTGGCGACAATAGTTAGCTTGCTCATAGGGTGTTCCTCATTTCGATTAACGCAGCTTATTGTAGGGGCTGAATAAACCCGAGCGCTGCCTTGTTGGGTTGGATGTATAGTACGGTGAAGATTACAACCGGTAAACAGTCTACAGATTGATTTATTATCAAATTAAATTTGATAATAAATGATCTGTGCTGTTTGTCCTTAGAATACATGAAAGATCTGTACGATATGTGAATGTACGCTATATGAAGTAGTGTAGTTCCTTTAAAAGACATGACTTCAGTGAAACCCTATTGGGATAGCAAAAGCGGTGATTAGTGTCCATTTTTTATGAACTATCATTAATTGAGGCTGATAAAGGTTTCCTCTATAGATATCTGTAAATCATAACCGTCAGCAAAGGGTTCTATCTCGACGGTTTACTCGGGTTGTTTTGTCGCTTAACCTTCTCTTAACCCATTCTCCGCTATCTTAGCGGCAGACTAGTGTTGTCTATCGTTGTGGTAAATGGCAGTCTGCTGTGGGTATCGCGTCTTAATGAGTTGGTCAAAAATAAGTTGCTCACGGAAAAACAAGCGATTCAGCAAGCTTGTACAGTGTTAACCCTGTCATTACTCATGATTTAAAATGATGTAAAAGTACTGAGTCAGAAACATAAAAGATTGCGTCGCAGGGCAGTATGACCTTGTTGAACAGGCGTAACAGGTGACTTTGGATGCTCTGCTCGAAATGAGCTGGGTTTGAATGGACTTATCTTATTAGGAAATCGGTCATGGTCGAGAATTTACAACTGTTGCTGGTCGAGGATGATCTTGACCTTGCTACTGCCGTCATTGATTACCTTGAATTAGAAGGCATCCAGTGTGACCATGCGGCAAACGGTGTCTCGGGTTATCACTTGATAGAGAACAACCGCTATGACGTCGTGGTGCTGGATCTTAACCTGCCCAAAATGAATGGCTTAGAGGTGTGTGAGCGTATTCGTGCCAAAGGCATTGATGTGGCTATTTTGATGTTAACCGCGTGTGATACATTGGACGATAAACTGACAGGCTTTGCGAAAGGTGCGGATGATTATCTCGTCAAGCCATTTGCGATGGAAGAGTTGATTGTTCGGGCGCAGGTGCTTTCACGTCGTCGCAGTGGGCAGGTGAGAAAGTTAAAGGTGGCCGATTTGGAGTTGGACTTGCAAGAAAAAACCGCTGTTCGCGCCAATCAAACGATTAAACTGTCGCCAATTGGCATAAAAATACTGGAGTGTTTGTTGCGTGAAAGCCCGAATATCGTTTCTCGTGATAAGTTAATGCAAACCGTCTGGGGCGATGAGTGGCCAGATAGTAATGCGTTAAAGGTACATATGTTTAACCTGCGAAAATCCGTTGATGCCAATGCGCCACATAAACTGATTCATACCATTAAAGGCCATGGCTTTGCGTTAAAATAAGAGGTCAAAAGTGAAGATTAGACCGAGTATCCGCCTCTATTTTGTTATCGTTATGCTGATTACTGGAGTGGGCAGTATTGGTGTGATGACGGTTACCGCGATCAACTATTTATTCTCAGGCATGGATATCGCGATGACCGGGTTTATGCGCTCGCAGGCCTTGGAAGTGCCTTTGGGTGACAATGAACAACCGGTACAGATTGACCAAATGACCATTGCCGCTCACTGGCACGATTTACCGCAAGTAATT from the Vibrio hippocampi genome contains:
- a CDS encoding response regulator transcription factor is translated as MVENLQLLLVEDDLDLATAVIDYLELEGIQCDHAANGVSGYHLIENNRYDVVVLDLNLPKMNGLEVCERIRAKGIDVAILMLTACDTLDDKLTGFAKGADDYLVKPFAMEELIVRAQVLSRRRSGQVRKLKVADLELDLQEKTAVRANQTIKLSPIGIKILECLLRESPNIVSRDKLMQTVWGDEWPDSNALKVHMFNLRKSVDANAPHKLIHTIKGHGFALK
- a CDS encoding putative quinol monooxygenase, producing MSKLTIVANIVANEDKIELVKAELLKLIDVTRAEEGCINYDLHQDNENPAHFTFYENWASRELWQTHMGNTHLAEYMAATEGSVASFTVNEMTQIG